In Planctobacterium marinum, the DNA window TCGCTTTGGCGATCCGGATGACTTTAAGTATTTCGTGGATCAATGTCACCAAAATGATATCGCCATTATTATAGATTGGGTGCCTGCGCACTTTCCGGAAGACGGTCATGGCCTTGCCAGATTTGATGGTACCCATGTATACGAATACGAAGATCCACGCAAAGGTTGGCATCCGGATTGGAATTCTTGCATCTATGATTTTGGTAAGGATACGGTGAGGCAATTCCTGGTGGCAAATGCCTTGTACTGGGTAGATAAGTTTCATATCGATGGCTTACGCGTTGATGCGGTGGCGTCCATGTTGTATCTCGATTATTCGAGAAATGATGGTGAGTGGATACCGAATGTGGATGGTGGCAATAAAAATTATGAAGCCATCAGCTTGTTGCAATGGATGAACCGTGAGGTGTATCAAAAGCATCCTCATGCCATCACAATTGCTGAAGAGTCTACTTCCTTCCCCAAAGTATCACGACCTATCTATGACGGTGGTTTAGGCTTTGGTTTTAAGTGGAACATGGGCTGGATGCACGACACCTTGCATTATATTGCGAAAGACCCTGCCTATCGTCGCTACCATCACAATGAAATCACTTTCAGTATGGTTTACGCCTTCGATGAAAACTTTGTCTTACCCATTTCTCATGATGAGGTAGTGCATGGCAAAGGCTCGTTATTGAGAAAAATGCCTGGTGATGAATGGCAACAGGCTGCTAATCTGCGTCTATATGCTGCGTTTATGTATGCGCACCCTGGCAAAAAGCTTAATTTTATGGGCAACGAAATCGCTCAATCTGCTGAATGGAATCACGACTCTTCCATTAATTGGCACTTGCTCGATTACGATAAGCACAAAGGTATTCAGAGCCTGTATCGGGATCTAAATCACCTCTACAAAGACGAACCTGCCTTACACGAGCAAGATTGTCATCATGAAGGCTTTGAATGGATAGACCATCACAATTCTGAACAGAGCATTTTATCTTTCGTCAGAAAGTCAAAAGAAGGCAAAGAAAAAGTCTATGTCGTGAGTAATTTCACGCCTATTCCCAGAGAGCATTTCAGGCTGGGAGTGTTGGACGCAGGGGATTACGAACTACTGTTATCGTCTGATGATGAAAACTACTGGGGTAGCGGTTTTGACTGTGTCAAAAAGGTCAAAGCCGATGCGCAACCACACAACGACAGAGAATTTTCAGTGTCCTTGTCATTACCGCCACTGGCAACCTTGTATATCAGGTTTAAATCCTCCTGATGTCGGCAATTGAATGGCGAGTTGAAGAGGGGTGTCCTCTGCCCATGGGGGCGACACTTAAAGCCGGTGGTTGTAACTTTGCCTTGCACGCTCCAGAAGCGCAGGCGGTGCACTTGTGTTTATTTGATAATCATGAAGTTCAGGTAGCCGAAATTGCACTGCCTAAAAAATCCGGCAAGGTATGGCATGGTTTTTTACCGGGCATTAAAGCGGGTCAGCTTTACGGTTTCCGACTTTATGGTGAAGAGCAGCCCAAGTTAGGTTTGTGCTTCAACCCTGACAAATTGCTGATAGACCCCTATGCCAGACGATTGAACCGCCCTTTGTTCTGGAATAAACAACAGTATCAGGGCGACAGTCAGGCCATGATGCCAAAGTGCGTGGTTATCGAGGATGATTTTGATTGGCAAGGAGATGCTAAACCCGGTCATCAACTGGCAGACGTAGTTTTATATGAAACTCACGTGAAAGGTTTGACTCAGCTGCATCCTGGTGTACCAAAAGATCTGCGAGGCACTTATCTGGGCGCATGTAGTCGCCCTGTGATAAAGCATCTGAAAGAACTCGGAATAACAGCCGTGCAGTTTTTGCCGGTTATGACCTCAATGCCCGAACCTTTTATCACAGAAAAAGGGCTCACAAACTATTGGGGCTACAACACCATTAACTATTTTGCACCGGATGCAAGATATGCCATTGACGATCCTGTCTCAGAATTTAAAACCATGGTTAAAACCCTCCATCAGGCGGGCATCGAAGTCATCCTGGATGTGGTCTACAACCATACCGCCGAAAGCGGTGATGGAGGGCCAACGCTGTCCTTTAAAGGCATCGATAATTCAGCCTTTTATCTGTTTGATATTAACGAACACGGGGCCGTAGATTTTAGTCAATACAGCAATAATTCAGGATGCGGTAATAGTGTCGATGTTTCTCACCCTTATGCGATGCGTTTGGTCATGGACTCCTTGCGTTATTGGGTGGCTGAAATGGGGGTTGATGGCTTCCGTTTTGATTTAGCGGCAAGTCTGGGACGAGATCCCCATGAATTTTCTGCCTCATCAGGTTTTTTCCGGGCATTACGCCAGGACCCTGTGTTACAGCATGTTAAACTGATTGCTGAGCCGTGGGATATTGGACACGGTGGCTACAGGCTTGGTCACTTCCCCAGTAACTGGCAAGAGTGTAATGACAAATATCGCGACAATGTCAGAGCGTTCTGGCGCGGTGATAAAGGCTTAACCAGTGAATTCGCTACGCGATTATTGGGCTCTCGCGATATCTTCAAAAAGGGCCATCGCTCAATTCACTCTTCGGTGAACTTTGTCTCCTACCACGATGGCTTTACGTTGCACGATTTAGTGACTTATCGCGAAAAACACAATGAAGCGAACGGAGAACAAAATCGCGATGGTCACGGCCATAATGTCTCTGAAAATTATGGCGTAGAGGGGGAAACCCGAAAACCAGCTGTTGTGGAGCTGCGAGAACGACAAAAGCGCAATATGTTTGCGACACTACTGTTGTCCCAGGGCATTCCGCACTTGCTAGGTGGTGATGAACTGAGTCGCACACAGCAGGGCAATAACAACGCTTATTGTCAGGACAATGATATAAGCTGGTATAACTGGAAATTAAACGAGCGTAAAAAAGATTTCCTGGCTTTTTGTCAACACGTGGTGGCATTGCGTTCAAATAGTGTGTTATTGCGCAACCTCAATCTGGAAGACGATAGCTATAGCAATCGCCATAATGTGATCAGTGTCGGTTGGTATCGACCTGATGGCCGACGCAAAGTGGAAGATGATTGGCACGATGCCGACAATCAGGCTTTTGCTGTCGAGTTGTTGGGGGGCGATCAGTCAGATGAACATTGGTTATTGTTGTTCAATGCCAGTGATCATGATGTCAGCTATTGTCTGCCAGAAATTCCCACAAATACCGGCTGGCGACTACAACTAGATACGCGCTACAGTAAACTTAAGGATATGCCGGAAATTTCGGTTACTGGTCAGTTTTTGCAGTCTGATAAGAGTATCAGTGTTTTCCGTAAGCGAAGAAAATAGCTCCAACCGGCAGTGTCACTTGCCTGCCACTGAAACTTTACAGTACTTTATGACAACCTCTGGCTGCAAATGCAGCCAGTAAGAGTTATAATGCAACGCCATACACCGCCACTTTCAATAGCACCTCTTTAAGAACACGTTCATCATCGGGTGCATCTAATTATTAGGAATGTTCAGAATATGTCTGATTCGCTTTGTAATATTGGGTTTATTGGCTTGGGTGTCATGGGGAAAAACCTGACACTGAATCTCGCTGATCACGGTTTTAAAATCGCTTGTTTTGATTTAGACAGTAGCAAAATAGACGACCTTATCGCTACCGATAAGCAAGAAAACCCGGATGGCGAATCCCGCATAGTAGGTTGTTATTCCTACACAGAGTTATTACAAAAGCTGACCGCTCCTCATCTTATTATTTTGTCAGTGCCCGCTGGTGAGCCGGTTGATCATGTTTGCCATCATTTAATTGATGCCGGCATTGAAGCAGATGATATCGTCATTGATACGGGCAACAGTTTGTGGACAGATTCAGTTGCCAGAGAGCAAAAATACAAAGGTAAATTCATCTTTTTCTCTACCGCAGTTTCCGGTGGTGAAGTGGGCGCGCGGTTTGGTCCGTCTTTGATGCCGTCAGGGGATCCTTACGCCTGGACTCGAATAGAGCCCGTATTTACCGCAATTGCCGCGAAAGTTGATCCAGACACAGGCAAACCTATCGAATCCAATGTGCCAGGCAAGCCGGTCAAAGGTGGCGAGTCCTGTGCTACCTATATCGGTCCTATTGGCGCAGGCCACTATGTGAAAATGGTACACAACGGCATCGAATATGCCGATATGCAGTTGATTTGCGAAGCCTATGACCTAATGCGTACCGGACTTGGGATGAGTACCGCCGAGATTGCAGATATCTTTCGTCAGTGGAATGGCGGCATACTCAATAGTTATCTTATTGAGATCAGCGCAGAAGTACTCTCAAAAGTAGATGATGACACTCAAAAACCACTGGTGGATTTGATCATGGACAAGGCCGGGCAAAAGGGCACAGGCCTTTGGACGGCAGTAAGCGCATTACAAGTCGGAGCACCTACACAAACCATCGCTCAAGCGGTATTTGCCAGAAGCCTTTCAAGCCTTAAAAGCGAGCGTGTGGCCGCTGCAAAAATTCTTTCCGGACCACAGACTGTGACTGTCGCAGAATCGGACAAGCAGGAAGCCATTGATGCATTGAGAGATGCCCTGTATTGCTCCAAAATTTGTTCTTATGCGCAGGGATTCCAACTAATGGCAATGGCTGCTAAAGAGCACGGTTGGAAATTGGATTTTGCTGAGATAGCTAAAATTTGGCGAGCGGGTTGCATTATTCGCGCGGTCTTTTTGCAGTCTATTACTAATGCTTACGAACGTGATGATGAACTAGCAAACCTGTTGCTAGACCCGTTTTTTGCCGAGCAATTGACCAACCTGCAAGGTAGCTGGCGTAAAACCATCGCAGAGGCAACCTTGATGGGCATCCCTTGTGCAGCCATGTCTTCTGCTTTAAATTATTTTGATTCATATCGACGTGAGACGTTGCCTGCCAACTTATTGCAAGGTCAAAGAGATTATTTTGGTGCTCATACCTATGAGCGCGTCGACAGTGTACCCGGTAAGAAGTTTCATACAGAATGGAGTATGCCCGGACAGCCCCAAATAAAAATTAAGCGTTAGGTTGTTATAATTATGA includes these proteins:
- the glgB gene encoding 1,4-alpha-glucan branching protein GlgB, with product MQSVQKLEIANCGSPFEVLGLKEEEKGQTLTVWKPGANAVSITDLRTGKSLGKMKAEGTKGLFKAELESAELLVYSLEITTAEGDYSQIDPYQFQEQAYHAVHFVDHQPENVYNQLGAQVIELDVGLDKPVSGTRFAVYAPNASSVALVGDFNWWNGSSHPMQRTSMGYWVLFVPGVDAGVKYKFQVKDSHGNDLPHKADPVGFQAEQYPSHASVVYDHDAYQWQDDAWMKRDMGNVYEKPMSVYEVHLGSWRKNTDENGQLTYLSYKELSEKLIPYVKEMGYTHLEVLPVHEHPFDGSWGYQPVGMFAPTSRFGDPDDFKYFVDQCHQNDIAIIIDWVPAHFPEDGHGLARFDGTHVYEYEDPRKGWHPDWNSCIYDFGKDTVRQFLVANALYWVDKFHIDGLRVDAVASMLYLDYSRNDGEWIPNVDGGNKNYEAISLLQWMNREVYQKHPHAITIAEESTSFPKVSRPIYDGGLGFGFKWNMGWMHDTLHYIAKDPAYRRYHHNEITFSMVYAFDENFVLPISHDEVVHGKGSLLRKMPGDEWQQAANLRLYAAFMYAHPGKKLNFMGNEIAQSAEWNHDSSINWHLLDYDKHKGIQSLYRDLNHLYKDEPALHEQDCHHEGFEWIDHHNSEQSILSFVRKSKEGKEKVYVVSNFTPIPREHFRLGVLDAGDYELLLSSDDENYWGSGFDCVKKVKADAQPHNDREFSVSLSLPPLATLYIRFKSS
- the glgX gene encoding glycogen debranching protein GlgX, with protein sequence MSAIEWRVEEGCPLPMGATLKAGGCNFALHAPEAQAVHLCLFDNHEVQVAEIALPKKSGKVWHGFLPGIKAGQLYGFRLYGEEQPKLGLCFNPDKLLIDPYARRLNRPLFWNKQQYQGDSQAMMPKCVVIEDDFDWQGDAKPGHQLADVVLYETHVKGLTQLHPGVPKDLRGTYLGACSRPVIKHLKELGITAVQFLPVMTSMPEPFITEKGLTNYWGYNTINYFAPDARYAIDDPVSEFKTMVKTLHQAGIEVILDVVYNHTAESGDGGPTLSFKGIDNSAFYLFDINEHGAVDFSQYSNNSGCGNSVDVSHPYAMRLVMDSLRYWVAEMGVDGFRFDLAASLGRDPHEFSASSGFFRALRQDPVLQHVKLIAEPWDIGHGGYRLGHFPSNWQECNDKYRDNVRAFWRGDKGLTSEFATRLLGSRDIFKKGHRSIHSSVNFVSYHDGFTLHDLVTYREKHNEANGEQNRDGHGHNVSENYGVEGETRKPAVVELRERQKRNMFATLLLSQGIPHLLGGDELSRTQQGNNNAYCQDNDISWYNWKLNERKKDFLAFCQHVVALRSNSVLLRNLNLEDDSYSNRHNVISVGWYRPDGRRKVEDDWHDADNQAFAVELLGGDQSDEHWLLLFNASDHDVSYCLPEIPTNTGWRLQLDTRYSKLKDMPEISVTGQFLQSDKSISVFRKRRK
- the gndA gene encoding NADP-dependent phosphogluconate dehydrogenase gives rise to the protein MSDSLCNIGFIGLGVMGKNLTLNLADHGFKIACFDLDSSKIDDLIATDKQENPDGESRIVGCYSYTELLQKLTAPHLIILSVPAGEPVDHVCHHLIDAGIEADDIVIDTGNSLWTDSVAREQKYKGKFIFFSTAVSGGEVGARFGPSLMPSGDPYAWTRIEPVFTAIAAKVDPDTGKPIESNVPGKPVKGGESCATYIGPIGAGHYVKMVHNGIEYADMQLICEAYDLMRTGLGMSTAEIADIFRQWNGGILNSYLIEISAEVLSKVDDDTQKPLVDLIMDKAGQKGTGLWTAVSALQVGAPTQTIAQAVFARSLSSLKSERVAAAKILSGPQTVTVAESDKQEAIDALRDALYCSKICSYAQGFQLMAMAAKEHGWKLDFAEIAKIWRAGCIIRAVFLQSITNAYERDDELANLLLDPFFAEQLTNLQGSWRKTIAEATLMGIPCAAMSSALNYFDSYRRETLPANLLQGQRDYFGAHTYERVDSVPGKKFHTEWSMPGQPQIKIKR